From Prevotella melaninogenica, the proteins below share one genomic window:
- a CDS encoding BamA/TamA family outer membrane protein, protein MRKRNKYIRTTGRKGVIELFAFMAFLFILAACSTTSAIPDGEQLYTGMEPTKYSNYKENQHFNDVKEELDLVLATKPNAAWLGSPSVRSPFPIGLWIWNAFSQDTTGLSRWLVRAFGSSPVLMSSTTPDLRVTVGENLLCKRGYFKGKISYEKLTQSNPKKMRLQYAVDMGRLWLLDSVQYTNFPPSADSLIRTNLDKAIIRKGDAFDVATLERERKRITDLFRNNGYYYYQNNDASYLADTTKAYGLASVRLQMADSVSDKALRKWTIGTININLQRQFIDSLTQHKRFRDVIVNYNGSHMPLRLRAIANDLKIWPGTVYNNELFEKSQQQLNGSGLFSATNFTFTPRDSTDSCNILDMTINCTFDKPYDFYIEANGKGKTSGRYGPEAIIGLTKRNAFRGGEKLNLRVHGSYEWSASSDDDDRDHLGLNNYEYGAEASLQFPRLVNPFITPPRKRWEREERKSAEAAEKGLVYIPKGPRTYYTTPSTTLKASVDVLNRSKYFKRHVVSGELTYQWQPNERNSYSFSPLTLTYEYMHNVTDRYLELIDSVPYLEVSLADQFIPKMMFQYTFMSPARYKSPIKIWTTVSEASNILSAGYAAFGRRWSEKEKKLFKNPYAQFFKVDANLTKVWNIGEKSSVAAHVNLGTLWAYGNSRFAPYTEQFYVGGANSIRAFNARQIGPGRYRSTQRRRSYVEQTGDIKLQFNLEYRPHLMGSLYGAVFLDAGNVWTMHYDDGRPEGHFKIKNVLNEMALGTGVGLRYDIGYFMIRLDWGLGLHVPYETGKTGFYNISKFKDAQAFHLAIGLPF, encoded by the coding sequence ATGAGAAAAAGAAATAAATATATAAGAACAACAGGTAGAAAAGGCGTTATAGAACTATTTGCTTTTATGGCATTCTTATTCATACTTGCTGCCTGTAGTACGACTTCAGCAATCCCTGATGGTGAACAGCTATATACAGGTATGGAGCCGACAAAATACAGTAATTACAAAGAAAATCAACACTTCAATGATGTGAAAGAAGAGTTGGATCTTGTGTTAGCAACTAAGCCTAATGCCGCTTGGTTGGGTAGTCCCAGTGTGCGTTCTCCTTTCCCTATCGGGTTATGGATATGGAATGCTTTCTCACAAGATACAACCGGACTCAGTCGTTGGTTAGTACGTGCATTTGGCTCTTCACCGGTATTAATGAGTTCAACAACACCTGATTTGCGCGTAACGGTTGGTGAAAATCTCTTATGCAAACGTGGTTATTTCAAAGGAAAGATAAGCTATGAGAAGCTTACACAGAGTAATCCAAAGAAGATGCGACTACAGTATGCTGTTGATATGGGACGTCTGTGGTTGCTCGATAGCGTGCAATACACCAACTTTCCACCTTCAGCAGATAGTTTGATAAGAACCAATCTTGATAAAGCAATTATCCGCAAGGGAGATGCTTTTGATGTAGCAACACTTGAACGAGAACGCAAGCGAATAACTGATTTGTTCCGTAATAATGGTTATTATTATTATCAGAATAACGATGCGAGTTATCTTGCTGACACAACGAAGGCTTATGGCTTAGCTTCTGTTCGTCTGCAGATGGCGGATTCAGTAAGTGATAAAGCATTGAGAAAATGGACAATAGGAACCATTAACATCAACCTACAGCGTCAGTTCATAGATTCTCTTACTCAGCACAAGCGTTTCCGTGATGTCATTGTGAATTACAACGGTTCGCACATGCCACTCCGTCTACGCGCCATAGCTAATGATTTAAAGATATGGCCGGGTACTGTGTATAATAACGAACTATTTGAAAAAAGCCAGCAACAGCTGAATGGTAGCGGACTATTCTCTGCTACGAACTTTACTTTCACTCCACGTGATAGCACTGATTCATGTAATATCTTAGACATGACCATTAATTGCACCTTTGATAAGCCTTATGACTTCTATATTGAGGCTAATGGAAAGGGGAAAACAAGTGGCAGATATGGTCCAGAGGCTATTATTGGTCTGACAAAACGTAATGCATTCCGTGGTGGTGAGAAACTTAACTTACGCGTACATGGTTCTTACGAATGGTCGGCAAGTAGTGATGATGACGACCGTGATCACCTTGGACTGAATAATTATGAGTATGGTGCTGAAGCCAGTTTACAGTTTCCTCGCCTTGTCAATCCTTTCATTACTCCACCACGAAAGCGTTGGGAACGCGAAGAGAGAAAGAGTGCAGAAGCTGCAGAGAAGGGACTTGTTTATATTCCAAAAGGTCCTCGCACTTATTATACGACACCATCAACTACGCTTAAAGCTTCTGTAGATGTGTTGAACCGTTCTAAGTATTTCAAGCGTCATGTTGTGTCAGGCGAGTTAACATACCAGTGGCAGCCAAACGAGCGTAATAGCTATTCGTTCTCTCCTTTGACACTAACTTATGAGTATATGCATAACGTGACTGACCGTTATCTTGAATTGATAGATAGTGTTCCATATCTTGAAGTATCATTGGCAGACCAGTTCATTCCTAAGATGATGTTCCAATACACCTTTATGAGTCCAGCTCGTTATAAGAGTCCGATTAAAATATGGACAACGGTTAGTGAAGCTTCTAACATCTTGTCTGCAGGTTACGCTGCCTTTGGCAGACGTTGGAGTGAAAAAGAAAAGAAACTTTTTAAAAATCCATACGCACAATTTTTCAAAGTTGATGCCAATCTTACAAAAGTATGGAACATAGGAGAGAAGAGTAGTGTTGCTGCCCACGTCAATTTGGGTACGCTATGGGCTTATGGTAATAGTCGTTTTGCACCTTATACTGAACAATTCTATGTGGGTGGAGCTAATAGTATCCGTGCGTTTAATGCCCGACAAATAGGTCCAGGACGTTATCGCTCAACGCAGCGTCGACGTTCATACGTAGAGCAAACAGGTGATATTAAACTGCAATTCAATCTTGAATATCGTCCTCACCTTATGGGTTCACTCTACGGAGCAGTTTTCCTCGATGCTGGTAATGTGTGGACAATGCACTACGACGATGGTCGTCCAGAAGGACATTTCAAGATAAAGAATGTATTAAATGAAATGGCACTCGGTACGGGAGTTGGTCTACGCTACGATATTGGCTACTTTATGATTCGTCTTGATTGGGGACTTGGCTTACACGTGCCTTATGAAACTGGTAAAACAGGCTTCTATAACATATCAAAATTTAAGGATGCACAAGCCTTCCACTTAGCGATTGGTTTGCCATTTTAA